Below is a genomic region from Dehalococcoides mccartyi.
AGATTGATCACAAGGTTTTAAAAACCATTATCCATAAATTCGGGGGAGGACCGGTGGGTCTTGAAACTATTGCCGCGGCTATTTCCGAAGAAGCGGATACGATTATGGACGTTTATGAACCTTATCTGCTCCAACTGGGTTTTTTGGAAAGAACACCTAGAGGACGTCAGGCAACCCGTTTGGCTTACCAGCACTTGAGTATACCTTATCCGGCTGATAAAAATACCCAGCAGGGACTTTGGGCGGAGAATGGCACCTAAACTTCTTCTCCATGGTTGCTGTGCCCATTGTACCGCTTACTCTTTCAAATACTGGCAGGAACAGGGTTTTCTGGTCAGTGTTTACTGGTACAACCCCAACATTCACCCCTTTACTGAGCATCAAAGCAGACTTGAGGCTATGGAGAAACTTTCAGATGAAATGGGTTTTGAGCTTATAACAGAGCCTTCATATCAAATGGCCGAATATTTTAAAAATGTAGCCGCAAATGTGGATGGGCGTTGTCGAATCTGTTTTGATATGCGTCTGGGGCAGACTGCCGCTTATGCCGCACAGCATGGGTACGAATATTTTTCCTCAAGCCTTTTTATCAGCCCTCACCAGAAACATGCTGATGCAGTTTGTGCGGCTGAAATATTGGCTAAGGAAACGGGGATCAAATTTGCCTATGCAGACCTTCGAAAACGTTATTCGGACAGCCGCCATATTACCAAACCCTTAGACCTTTATCGCCAGCAGTACTGCGGGTGTATATATAGTGAGTATGAAAGATTCGGCAAGGCGGATTCGCCTGCCTAATAGGCTATTTTGTACTCTTTTATCCGGGCAGGTATGTTAAAATATATGTACACTATTTGCCAGAGGTTTATTTAAATGGCCTATTTAATCCGCCCTATAAAAGACGAAGATATACCTGAACTAAATCAACTTGATAAAGAAGCCTTTCCCACAATGTGGCCGGCGACCAATTTCAAGCGTGAGATGGAAAACATCATGGCCCATTATATGGTGCTGGTTGATGAGGACATCTCCACTGCTGCAAAGCCTGTTTTAAGTATTTGGAAACGACTTAGGAATTGTATCCGACATGATACTGGCACTATTCAGCAGGTGGTAGACTGCCCAAAGGTAATTGGTTACGGTGCTATATGGGTAATGGCCGGCTCTGCCCATTTGGTCAGCGTGGCAGTGCGGGAGGCCTACCGCCGCAAAGGATTTGGCGAGTTGCTTCTGATAAGCTCTTTGAAAGAAGCTATCAAACACAAATGCTTTGAAATGACTCTTGAGGTCAGGGTTTCAAATATTGTGGCTCAAAATCTGTATTTGAAATATGGGTTTGCCATAAAGGGTATACGGAAAAAATACTATCTGGATAATCACGAAGATGCCCTTATTATGACTTTAGATAGCATTGATAGCCCTGATTTTACGTCTAAACTGGAAGAATATAAAAACAGCCACACCCGGAAGTGGAAAACCACACCGGGCATGGCCGAACTGGCTTCTTAAATTTATTAAAAGGGAAAGTTACTCTTCGTCTCCGCCCCGGGATTTGCGTTTTAAATCCCCCAGGGATTTCAATCGTTCAAATTCTGCTTCATCTATGGGTTCGCAGAGCTTGACCGTACCCCGTTCAATGCGTATTTTGAAAAGCTTGCGGCATTTCCAGCATTTATAAGGTCCTTCATATACTTCGTCAGCTAATGAAAAACTGCCAATTACGCCACAATCAGGGCAGGGGATTTTTACCATCATCTCTCAGGTACTTCCTTTCACCAACTTGCGTTTACAGTGTAATAGTTTATTCCTAAGGGAAAAACTATTCAAGCAGGTTTACTTTTGAAAAGAGGGCATTGGCCAGCATCCCGGCGGCTATTGGCATCAGGGCGGTTACGGCCAGCCGTATCAGGGCGAATTTCCAGCCCAGCATGCCAATCTCAAGAGGAAGACGGTTCACCGCCAGCAGTGACCAGCCCGTCATGAATGCTACCATAGTACCGGCTCCGGCACCGCCGCCCAGCAACCCGGCGGCAATGGGCATACAACTGTAAGGTCCGCCCGGCATTAGCCCGCCCACAGCTGTACCGATAAGTACACCTTTGAAACCTGATTCCTGTCCCAGCCACTGGCTGACGGTCTCTTCGGGTATGATAACCCTGAGCATACCGGCAATCACAAAGGCCAGTACCATCATGGGCAATACCTGAATAAATATATCCCAGGCGGCTTTAAACCCCTCTACGTGAGCACCGTTTTTGTTGTAAGCAATAACACTGACCACCACTGCTGCAACCGCCAGAATTATGGTGGGGATTATCATGGAAGGTCTTTGGCCTCTCTCACAGCTGTTATTTACCATATTACTTATACAAATATATCCTAAAGCCCTATTTTTTTAAAGTTTGTTTCTCAAGTATCAGGCAGATGTTACGGGCAAAATATTTTGGTCCGCGGTGGCTCTTTTCACCGGATGAGCTGACTACCCTGAAACCGGCTTTTTTAACCAGTGCCTCTATCTCCCAGCAGGTATACAGGTGGTAATAGCGCATGAGTATCTGGTCCTGGCTTTTCCATGGCACCAGAGTTTCCCGCCCCTTGAACCAAAAACGGGGCTGTAGACGGTTCCAGACCGTCAGGAATATTTGTCCGTTATCTTTCAGTACCCGTCCGAATTCGTTTAGGGCTTTTAGTTGAGAATCCTGTCCTTTCAGGTGGTGGAAACTGGCCACAGCAATCAGCCAGTCAAATTCGGCATCCTTGAAAGGCAGGTTTTGCATATCTGCCACTGCCAGATTAGGTTTGAAGCCGTGTTTACGGGCATATTTACCGGCTTGGTCTATCATCTCGGCTGAAAAATCTATGCCATACAGCTCAAAATTGTTTTTAAAAGGTATAAAATCTGCTCCGCAGCCGCAGCCGGCATTAAGGAGTTTGCCTGTTTGCCATTTTTCGGCCAGTGCTGAAAGCTCCGGGCTGAAAATGGAACGATGGCGAAAGCTGTACCAGCCAGCGGCTATACGGTCAAATACCTGTGACTGGGAAGTAAAATTTTGTTCGTTCATAGCTTTAGGTTATAATTAACTATCCTTAATAGATAAGAGTATATATGAAGAAGCTTTCCCGAACAATATCAGGCGTTACCCCGGTGGCGGTTATGACCAAACCTCTGCCGTGTCCCGGCAAGTGCATATATTGTCCTACTTTTGCTGCCACTCCCCAGAGCTATACACCTGAATCTCCGGCTGTTTTGCGGGCTAAAAGCTGTGAATACCAGGCTTACAAACAGGTTGCCCTTCGCCTGCGGATAATACAGGATATGGGTCACCCTACAGATAAGGTTGAGCTTATAGTTATGGGTGGTACTTTCCTTTCAGCAGATACCGCCTACCAGTATGGTTTCATTAAAGACTGCTATGATGCGTTGAATGGGATAGTGGCTGGCAGTCTGGAGGAAGCTAAGACTATAAATGAAACTGCTCAGCACCGCTGCGTAGGCTTATGCATTGAGACCCGCCCGGATATCTGCGGTGAGACCGAAATACAACGGATGATAGATTTCGGAACTACCAGAGTGGAACTTGGCGTCCAGATGCTGGATGATGATATTTATAAACTGGTTGAACGGGGACATACAGTTGCGGATGTGGCTGAGGCCACCCGCCTTTTGCGTGAATACGGCCTAAAAGTGCATTACCACTGGATGCCCGGACTTCCCGGTTCAGCCCCTGAAAAAGATCTGGCACTTTCCCGCATGGTGTTTGAAGATCCCCGGTTTTGCCCTGACGGGCTTAAGCTTTATCCCACTATGGTAGTGGAGGGGACTGTACTTGAGGAGTGGTGGAAAGAAGGCAGATATACACCGTACCCAAGTGACATCATGACCGGGCTTATTGCGGATATTAAAGCTCTGGTGCCGCCTTATGTGCGTATCTCACGGGTTCTTCGGGATATACCGGCGGTATTTATCAGCGCGGGACTCAAAGACTCCCTGAGAGATGGTGTTCGGCAGATACTGGAAAGCCGCCACCAGAAGTGCAGGTGTATACGCTGTCGTGAATACGGCCACCGCCAGCGGAAAGGACAAACCAGTGGTGAACCCACCTTAAGGCGACTTGATTATCCTGCTTCAGAGGGCAACGAGATATTCCTTAGCTTTGAGGATTCTTCCGATACCCTTTATGGTTTGCTCAGGTTGCGTATACCCTGTTTATCCCTGCCTGTTCCGGATAAAAAATACGGCGGTAAAATAGGACTGGTACGTGAACTGCATGTATATGGCATAGAACTCTCACTGGGTGAACAGGGAGACCAGTCTGCCCAGCACCGGGGTCTTGGCAGAAAGCTGGTGGCCGAGGCAGAACGGCTTGCCCATGACGAATACGGCCTTAGCTCACTGGCAATACTAAGCGGTGTGGGCGCCAGAGAGTATTACCGTTCACTCGGGTATGAACTTTCGGCAGGGTATATGTGTAAGCGTCTGGCTTGATATTAAAGCGGATTTGGCTGATTTTGCCCTGTATGGTGACAAATGTTAAACTACAGGTGTAAACTCTGCTGATGTGTCAGTAAATGCAACTTGAACTGAATGGTAAAAACGTTTTTTAGGTGCTAGAATATAAACAGTTATTTTATACAGTAACTTGTGTGTATTACCAGTATATATGGTGACGGGAAAACAAAAGACATGGCTAGGAGGATAAAATGGTCCGTGTTGCTGAAGAATGGTTTGCAGTATGCGGAGGGTGTGAACTCTCTATACTGGATATAGGTGAGCCGCTGCTGGATGTTTTACCCAACTTGGAAATAGTTCATATGCCTGTTCTTATGGATCATAAACTTCTCGGACAGAAGGGTGATGGTATTAAATACGAAATCCCAGAAGCTGATCTTGGTATAATTACAGGCGGTATCCGAAATGAGGAAAACAGGGAACTTGCTCTGGAAATGCGCAAGAAATGCAAGCTAATCGTAGCCCTTGGCACTTGTGCCTGTTTCGGCGGTATTCCGGCTCTGGCAAACCTTTCTACTACCGAAGATATGTTGAAACAGGTTTTCAGTAAGGAGAAAGGTACTGATCCTGCTTCTCCTCCCGGTGACAAATCCCTCCCCAAAATGCTTGACCGTGTTTATGCCGTAGATGAAATAATAACAGTAGATATTCACCTGCCCGGTTGTCCTCCTACACCAGCCCATATAGTTGAACTGCTCACAGCAGTACTTGCGGGTAAAACTTTTGCGCTTCCCGAAAGAAGTGTTTGCGATACCTGCCCCACCATACGTGAAAAACAATCTACCGGCGGGTCTATCAAACGCCCTCTGCAAAATGCCCAGTTTACCCCCGGCCGCTATGATAATATGCGCTGCCTGAATGAACAGGGCTTGTTCTGTCTGGGGCCGGTTACCAAAGCTGGGTGCAACCGTATTTTGGGTGCTGATCCTTCGGAAGAAATTCCCCGCTGTATAAAGGCTTATATGCCGTGCCGCGGCTGTTTCGGACCTGTCCGCAAAGGTTCTAATCCTACTGCTGATATAATGGGCTCGTTAAGCTATATCGGGCGTGATCCAAAGGAGATTGTTGACCGGGTGGCCACCATAAACCGCTTTATCGGTTCGGGTAGACTCCGCCCGCAGGATAAATAATAACCCCTTTTAGTTAATTCGGAGGATATATGAAACAGATTACAATACAGCCGGTTACCAGAATTGAAGGTGCTGCTAAGGTTGTTATAAACCTTGATAATAGCGGCAATGTATCTGATGCCCGCATGCATATTATAGAGCTGCGCGGTTTTGAAAAATTTTGTATAGGGCGGCCTGTAGAAGAAATGCCCCGTATTACCCCGCGTATCTGCGGCGTTTGTCCGCTTTCCCATCATCTGTGTTCCGCTAAGGCTTGTGACAACGTCTTCGGTGTTACCCCGCCGTCTGCTGGCCGCAAACTGCGTGAACTGGCTAATGCCGCTGCTTATCTGGAAGAGCACATCCTCCATTTCTTCTTTTTAGCTGGAGCTGACCTTGTGATGGGTCCGGGTGAAAACTACTCTATGCGCAATGTTTTTGGTATAGCCCAGAAGATGCCTGAACTGGGCCAGAAGGTTATACGCTCACGTCATCTGGCATCAAAGATGCTGGATTATCTTTTGGGAAAAGATATCCACCCTGTAGCGGCTGTAGCCGGAGGGTTCTCAAAACCGCTTACGGAAACTGAACGTGAAAAAATGATGGAAATGGCTAAAGAACTGTTGGAGTTCTCCAAGTTTTCCATAGCATATGCCAAAGAAAATCTTTTCAGTAAATATGAAAGCCTTATTAAAGAAATTGGCGTTATCAAGACCGGCTTTTTAGGCACTGTAGATAAAAACGGTGCTTTAAACCAATATGACGGCAATCTTCGTCTTATGCGTCCTGACGGCAAGTTTACCGAATTTTCCCCCAAGGATTACCTTGACCATATTACTGAGCGGGTAGAAGACTGGAGTTATGCCAAATTCCCGTATGCCAAGGAACTCGGTGAGTTTAATATGGATTTAGACAATCCCTCCGGTATTTTGAGGGTAAACACTCTGGCCCGTATAAATGTCTGTGACCGTATTGCTACGCCCTTGGCTCAAAAGGAACTGGAAGAATTCCGCGCTAAATTCGGCCGTCCTGCCCAGCAGTCACTTCTTTTCAATTGGGCACGCTTGATAGAGCTTTTATACAATGCTGAAAGGGTTATTGAGCTTCTTTCTGACCCCGAAATTACCAGCACCAACACTCGTGTACCGGTAACTCCCAAAGCTGGCCGGGGAGTGGGTTGCATAGAAGCCCCCCGCGGCACCCTTATTCATGACTATACTACAGATGATAATGGTTTAGTTACTGATGCCAATCTGGTGGTTGCCACCGTCTTTAATAATGCTGCTATAAATATGTCCGTAAAACAAGCTGCCCAAACTCTTATAAAGGGTGGTAAGTATGATGAAACCATTTTGGACGAAATAGAAATGGTTATACGGGCTTATGACCCCTGCTTGTCCTGCTCTACACACGAGCTTAATGGCAAAGTAGCGGTCAGGCTGGATATAGTTGACGCAAGCGGACAGCTGGTCCAGACTTACTCTAACTAAATATGGACTGTTTACCGGAATATTGCTCCCGGCTGGTGGTTGTATTCGGCTGCGGAAACATACTTTATGGTGATGACGGTTTTGGCCCTGCTGTAGCAGATTACTTAAATGCCCATAGCCGGGTTCCTTCTTTTGCCTGCGTTATGGACGTGGGTACAGCTATCCGAGAGTTATTATTTAACATAATGATAAGTGATGTGAAACCCAAGGTTATAGTACTGGTAGATGCCATGGAAACTGGGCTGGAGGCGGGTGAGATTGGGCATCTTACGGTTGAACAGGTATCTCCGGAAAAGATAAATGACTTCTCACTGCACCTTATGCCCACCCTGAATATGCTTAAAGAGCTTCATGCTGACGGGGGAGTAAAAATAGATGTGCTGGCAGTTAAACCTGAACGGATACCCGAGGAGATGGAACAGGGTTTAACTGAAAAAGTCCAAAAAGCGGTAGTTGAAACCGCCCGTTATATTATGGATATCTATTTTGCCCAGCCGCCTTTTTAGTGGCTTTCCTGACTCCAGTTCTGCATCATTTCCTTTATCTTTTGCCCCAGTTTTGGGTTATTCCGCAGGCGTTCAATGAAAATAGGGCAGGCCTCCAGCATGGAGTTTTGGGCGGCGGAAGCCATGGATAACATCTGCTGCATGGCAGCTTCATCTTGAGGCGCATTCATACCCGGACCTCCGCTTTGTACCTGGCGGCGGATATCTTCAGAAGTATATCGCATAGGTGTTGTACAAGCACGGTACCACGGACACTCTTTGCATTGGGCTATATTTGATGCTTCGTTCAATATATCAGTCATTGTTACTCCTTAGGTTTTAGTATATCTTGTCCAGTTGGTTGTCAAAATCTGTCTGGCTGGAAAATGCCCCGAACTTTATGGCCTTTATTATCCCTTCGGCATTTATAAAATAGGTAATGGGAATATAGTTTGCATTGTAGATTTGCCCGATAGCACCAGTGGTATCCAGCAGTACCGGAAAGGTATAGTGATTATCCTCCATAAACTGCTCTATAAGTGACTGGCTCTCTGTTATATTTATCATAAGGACTTTAATGCTGTCTGGGAGAGTCTTGTTTTTTAGATAAGCGGCTTCAAAAAAAGGCATCTCCTGTTTGCAATAACTGCAGCTTATCTTCCAGAAGTTTATAATTACCCCCGAGCCTCTGAAATCACTCAGGTTTATTTCCTGCCCAGCCAGATTTTTCAGGGAGAAATCCGGTGCAAAATTGTTTATCTTTATACCTGTTACGGGTTGGTTGGCGTTGTCAGATGGAGATGGCGTGGATTGGCTGCAGGCGGACAGACAAAGACTGCCAAGGAGCAGAAAACAGAGGGCTAACAATTTACTTTTCATTTCAAATCTGCAGGGTACTGAAAAACCCTATTCTATTACCAAGTATCAGTATACCAATAAATATCAGTATCACGCCACTTGCACCGTATATGGCAGCTGAATAGTGGCTAATTTTACCTATCAAAGGCAGAGTTTTTTGAAGGAGCAACCCTAATGCAATAAATGGTATACCCATGCCCAGTGAAAAAACAGCCAGCAGTGCCGAGCCGTAAAGCGGGTTTTCTCCTCCGAATGTAATAGTTAGTATACTGCCCAGCACCGGGCTGATGCAGGGTGTCCAGGCAAGGGTGAAAACCGCCCCGCTTAGGAAAGACCTGGCATAACCGCTCATTTTAAGGTTTTGTGGGCTGGCCAGATGCTTTTCAAAATTGATTGACGGGAAACGAAGGCATAGCAGCATGTACCCACCAAAGATGATAAGCATTCCCCCTGAGAGTATCCTTACCCAGAGGTCACTGGGGTTTATAATAACCCCGCCCAGCCCGGCTAAAGCCCCAAGACTGGTAAAGATAAGGCTGAAACCGGCTACAAAGGCCACTGAATGCCGCAGGGTTTTATAAGAAATGGCGGAGTTTGGTTTAGCATCAAGTATCTCGGCTCCCGTCAGGCTGGCTAAATAAATAGGCATCATAGGCAGTACGCATGGGGAGAAAAAGGCGGACAGTCCGCCGGCAAGGGCTAAAAGGTAAGAGATATCTTCCAAACCCGTTCTGCACCTTCCCATAACCCTGAAAACAAGGCTATAATGTACTTTAATATTATATCAGTTTTACAGGCGGAGTATTTATGCGTCCCCTTTCCTACAGTCAGATAGACCAGTACCTGAGTTGTCCTTTAAAATACCGTTTTCTTTATATTGACGGCCTAAAGCCGTTGGAAAAGGGGTATTTCAGCTTTGGTACTACCCTGCATGACTGTGCGGAGCATTTTTTCAGAATAAAAGTACCTCCTCCACCCAGTTTGGAAAAGATGCTGGAATATTATCGCTTGCACTGGCGGTCTGAAGGGTATGAGTCTGTTGAGGCAGAAGAAAACTACCGCCAGTTAGGTAAAGAGATACTTGCGGAGTTCTGCCGTATCCACAGTGCTGATTTTCATATGCCACTTGCAGTGGAATACCAGTACACTGTAAATCTGGACGGAGTTAAGCTGACCGGTAAAATTGACAGGGTAGATAAACTCTTATCCGGTGAACTATGTATTGTGGACTACAAAAGCAACAAAGACCTGTTTTCGGCTGAATATGTTCAAAATAACCTTCAGCTGAGTCTTTACCAGCTGGCAGTAGAGCAGATTTGGTTTTTGCCGGTTGGGGAACTTTGCCTTTATCACCTTCGTTCAAACACCGCCATGCGTTGTTCTGCCCGTAGTAAAGAGGTTATTGCTGATGCCAGGCAACTGGTGCTGGAGGTAGCCGAAAAAATAGAAAAAGCTATTTTCCCTGCCTGTGAAAACGGTTTTTGCCCGTGTGATTTTGCCCATCTCTGTCCGCTGTATCGCCAC
It encodes:
- a CDS encoding epoxyqueuosine reductase QueH → MAPKLLLHGCCAHCTAYSFKYWQEQGFLVSVYWYNPNIHPFTEHQSRLEAMEKLSDEMGFELITEPSYQMAEYFKNVAANVDGRCRICFDMRLGQTAAYAAQHGYEYFSSSLFISPHQKHADAVCAAEILAKETGIKFAYADLRKRYSDSRHITKPLDLYRQQYCGCIYSEYERFGKADSPA
- the rimI gene encoding ribosomal protein S18-alanine N-acetyltransferase, with product MAYLIRPIKDEDIPELNQLDKEAFPTMWPATNFKREMENIMAHYMVLVDEDISTAAKPVLSIWKRLRNCIRHDTGTIQQVVDCPKVIGYGAIWVMAGSAHLVSVAVREAYRRKGFGELLLISSLKEAIKHKCFEMTLEVRVSNIVAQNLYLKYGFAIKGIRKKYYLDNHEDALIMTLDSIDSPDFTSKLEEYKNSHTRKWKTTPGMAELAS
- a CDS encoding permease, producing MIIPTIILAVAAVVVSVIAYNKNGAHVEGFKAAWDIFIQVLPMMVLAFVIAGMLRVIIPEETVSQWLGQESGFKGVLIGTAVGGLMPGGPYSCMPIAAGLLGGGAGAGTMVAFMTGWSLLAVNRLPLEIGMLGWKFALIRLAVTALMPIAAGMLANALFSKVNLLE
- a CDS encoding class I SAM-dependent methyltransferase, translating into MNEQNFTSQSQVFDRIAAGWYSFRHRSIFSPELSALAEKWQTGKLLNAGCGCGADFIPFKNNFELYGIDFSAEMIDQAGKYARKHGFKPNLAVADMQNLPFKDAEFDWLIAVASFHHLKGQDSQLKALNEFGRVLKDNGQIFLTVWNRLQPRFWFKGRETLVPWKSQDQILMRYYHLYTCWEIEALVKKAGFRVVSSSGEKSHRGPKYFARNICLILEKQTLKK
- a CDS encoding elongator complex protein 3, whose product is MKKLSRTISGVTPVAVMTKPLPCPGKCIYCPTFAATPQSYTPESPAVLRAKSCEYQAYKQVALRLRIIQDMGHPTDKVELIVMGGTFLSADTAYQYGFIKDCYDALNGIVAGSLEEAKTINETAQHRCVGLCIETRPDICGETEIQRMIDFGTTRVELGVQMLDDDIYKLVERGHTVADVAEATRLLREYGLKVHYHWMPGLPGSAPEKDLALSRMVFEDPRFCPDGLKLYPTMVVEGTVLEEWWKEGRYTPYPSDIMTGLIADIKALVPPYVRISRVLRDIPAVFISAGLKDSLRDGVRQILESRHQKCRCIRCREYGHRQRKGQTSGEPTLRRLDYPASEGNEIFLSFEDSSDTLYGLLRLRIPCLSLPVPDKKYGGKIGLVRELHVYGIELSLGEQGDQSAQHRGLGRKLVAEAERLAHDEYGLSSLAILSGVGAREYYRSLGYELSAGYMCKRLA
- a CDS encoding F420-non-reducing hydrogenase subunit G, with amino-acid sequence MVRVAEEWFAVCGGCELSILDIGEPLLDVLPNLEIVHMPVLMDHKLLGQKGDGIKYEIPEADLGIITGGIRNEENRELALEMRKKCKLIVALGTCACFGGIPALANLSTTEDMLKQVFSKEKGTDPASPPGDKSLPKMLDRVYAVDEIITVDIHLPGCPPTPAHIVELLTAVLAGKTFALPERSVCDTCPTIREKQSTGGSIKRPLQNAQFTPGRYDNMRCLNEQGLFCLGPVTKAGCNRILGADPSEEIPRCIKAYMPCRGCFGPVRKGSNPTADIMGSLSYIGRDPKEIVDRVATINRFIGSGRLRPQDK
- a CDS encoding Ni/Fe hydrogenase subunit alpha, yielding MKQITIQPVTRIEGAAKVVINLDNSGNVSDARMHIIELRGFEKFCIGRPVEEMPRITPRICGVCPLSHHLCSAKACDNVFGVTPPSAGRKLRELANAAAYLEEHILHFFFLAGADLVMGPGENYSMRNVFGIAQKMPELGQKVIRSRHLASKMLDYLLGKDIHPVAAVAGGFSKPLTETEREKMMEMAKELLEFSKFSIAYAKENLFSKYESLIKEIGVIKTGFLGTVDKNGALNQYDGNLRLMRPDGKFTEFSPKDYLDHITERVEDWSYAKFPYAKELGEFNMDLDNPSGILRVNTLARINVCDRIATPLAQKELEEFRAKFGRPAQQSLLFNWARLIELLYNAERVIELLSDPEITSTNTRVPVTPKAGRGVGCIEAPRGTLIHDYTTDDNGLVTDANLVVATVFNNAAINMSVKQAAQTLIKGGKYDETILDEIEMVIRAYDPCLSCSTHELNGKVAVRLDIVDASGQLVQTYSN
- a CDS encoding hydrogenase maturation protease encodes the protein MDCLPEYCSRLVVVFGCGNILYGDDGFGPAVADYLNAHSRVPSFACVMDVGTAIRELLFNIMISDVKPKVIVLVDAMETGLEAGEIGHLTVEQVSPEKINDFSLHLMPTLNMLKELHADGGVKIDVLAVKPERIPEEMEQGLTEKVQKAVVETARYIMDIYFAQPPF
- a CDS encoding peroxiredoxin family protein — protein: MKINNFAPDFSLKNLAGQEINLSDFRGSGVIINFWKISCSYCKQEMPFFEAAYLKNKTLPDSIKVLMINITESQSLIEQFMEDNHYTFPVLLDTTGAIGQIYNANYIPITYFINAEGIIKAIKFGAFSSQTDFDNQLDKIY
- a CDS encoding cytochrome c biogenesis CcdA family protein, whose amino-acid sequence is MEDISYLLALAGGLSAFFSPCVLPMMPIYLASLTGAEILDAKPNSAISYKTLRHSVAFVAGFSLIFTSLGALAGLGGVIINPSDLWVRILSGGMLIIFGGYMLLCLRFPSINFEKHLASPQNLKMSGYARSFLSGAVFTLAWTPCISPVLGSILTITFGGENPLYGSALLAVFSLGMGIPFIALGLLLQKTLPLIGKISHYSAAIYGASGVILIFIGILILGNRIGFFSTLQI
- a CDS encoding RecB family exonuclease produces the protein MRPLSYSQIDQYLSCPLKYRFLYIDGLKPLEKGYFSFGTTLHDCAEHFFRIKVPPPPSLEKMLEYYRLHWRSEGYESVEAEENYRQLGKEILAEFCRIHSADFHMPLAVEYQYTVNLDGVKLTGKIDRVDKLLSGELCIVDYKSNKDLFSAEYVQNNLQLSLYQLAVEQIWFLPVGELCLYHLRSNTAMRCSARSKEVIADARQLVLEVAEKIEKAIFPACENGFCPCDFAHLCPLYRHKYAPPPQLPEASAVDIPRAVEEYAELQSRKSEIEARIDTLKESIIEYCRANSLGRVYGNEHSLSYKEVSRSGYNNQAVRDLLVPLGLWDKVSELDKSLLEKYLETDACGQTLKEELLALKEVVSTSPRLYIKQFSADNDS